One region of Suncus etruscus isolate mSunEtr1 chromosome 5, mSunEtr1.pri.cur, whole genome shotgun sequence genomic DNA includes:
- the LOC126009656 gene encoding olfactory receptor 1L1-like, with amino-acid sequence MNNLTRPSEFILVGLSSRPEDQKPLFILFLTIYLITLMGNLVIILAIYSNSHLHNPMYFFLSILSFIDICYTTVIIPKMLINFLSESKTILYNECLIQMYFFLAFGNIDSYLLGAMAIDRYVAICNPFHYITIMSFKSCARLLAISFIIPCLHSLLHVYLVNRLTFCASNIIYHFFCDVNPMLKLSCSSTFVNEVVIKTEGLTVIMIPFMCIIVSYLRILITVLKIPSAAGKYKAFSTCGSHLTAVILLYGSTSYVYFQPLATYTNKDRIGTLFYTIFSPMLNPFIYSLRNKDMKQGLKKLIVRIKSQ; translated from the coding sequence ATGAATAACCTAACAAGACCTTCTGAATTCATCTTAGTGGGACTCTCCTCTAGACCTGAGGACCAAAAACctctttttatcttatttcttacCATCTACCTGATCACACTAATGGGAAATTTGGTCATTATCCTGGCCATCTATTCAAATAGTCACCTACACAACCCCATGTACTTCTTTCTAAGCATActttctttcattgatatttgCTACACTACAGTTATTATTCCTAAAATGTTGATAAACTTCTTATCAGAGTCAAAGACCATCCTCTATAATGAATGTCTGATCCAGATGTATTTCTTCTTAGCCTTTGGTAATATAGACAGCTATCTCCTAGGCGCTATGGCCATTGATCGTTATGTAGCCATATGTAATCCCTTTCATTACATTACTATCATGAGCTTTAAATCCTGTGCACGTCTACTGGCAATCTCCTTCATAATCCCATGTCTTCACTCACTTCTCCATGTTTACTTAGTCAATAGACTCACCTTCTGTGCCTCCAACATCATCTATCACTTCTTCTGTGATGTCAACCCAATGCTCAAGCTGTCCTGCTCGTCTACATTTGTCAATGAAGTTGTGATCAAAACAGAAGGCTTGACAGTTATAATGATTCCCTTTATGTGCATCATAGTTTCATATTTGAGAATTTTAATCACTGTTCTGAAGATCCCTTCAGCAGCTGGAAAGTATAAGGCTTTCTCTACCTGTGGTTCCCATCTCACTGCGGTAATTCTGCTCTATGGAAGCACTAGCTATGTCTATTTTCAGCCTCTGGCCACCTATACTAACAAAGATAGGATAGGAACACTTTTCTACACCATATTTTCTCCAATGCTCAATCCATTTATTTATAGCCTGAGAAACAAGGACATGAAACAGGGCTTAAAAAAGCTGATAGTTAGGATAAAGTCCCAATGA